The following coding sequences lie in one Primulina huaijiensis isolate GDHJ02 chromosome 2, ASM1229523v2, whole genome shotgun sequence genomic window:
- the LOC140970856 gene encoding uncharacterized protein At2g23090: MGGGNGQKSKMAREKNLEKLKAAGKGSQLDSNKKAMTIQCKVCMQTFMCTTSEVKCKEHAEAKHPKVDLHSCFPHLKQ, from the exons ATGGGCGGTGGGAACGGTCAAAAATCGAAGATGGCTCGCGAGAAGAACCTGGAGAAATTGAAAGCTGCTGGAAAAG GGAGCCAGCTAGATTCCAACAAGAAAGCCATGACAATCCAG TGCAAGGTGTGTATGCAGACATTCATGTGCACTACTTCGGAGGTGAAGTGCAAGGAACATGCAGAAGCAAAGCATCCCAAAGTTGATCTCCACTCTTGTTTCCCCCATCTGAAGCAATGA
- the LOC140970858 gene encoding karrikin insensitive 2 receptor CA-like yields the protein MGIAEEVHNVRVLGSGQLQTIVLGHGFGTDQSVWKHLLPHLVEDYRVVLYDNMGAGTTNPDYFDFERYSSLEGYARDLIAILEELQVQSSIFVGHSVSAMIGAIASITHPHLFSKIVAISASPRYLNDVDYYGGFEENDLQQLFNAMRSNYNAWCAGFAPLAVGGDMVGVAVQEFSRTLFNMRPDIALSVAQTIFQSDMRPYLGHVIVPCHVIQSMNDLAVPVVVSEYLHQNLGGKSIVEVMSTDGHLPQLSSPDVVTPVLLRHIRYDIAA from the coding sequence ATGGGAATCGCCGAAGAAGTCCACAACGTGCGGGTACTAGGCTCCGGCCAGCTGCAGACTATAGTCCTTGGCCACGGATTCGGCACCGACCAATCTGTGTGGAAGCACCTCCTGCCGCACCTCGTCGAGGATTATCGCGTGGTGCTCTACGACAACATGGGAGCCGGTACGACGAATCCGGATTACTTTGATTTCGAGAGGTACTCGAGCCTGGAGGGATACGCGCGCGATTTGATCGCGATACTGGAGGAGCTTCAGGTACAGTCGTCTATATTTGTTGGCCATTCTGTCTCGGCGATGATTGGGGCCATCGCGTCAATTACGCATCCTCATCTTTTCTCCAAGATTGTGGCCATTTCTGCCTCTCCCAGGTATCTGAACGACGTGGATTACTACGGAGGATTCGAAGAAAACGATCTCCAGCAACTATTCAATGCCATGAGATCAAACTACAACGCATGGTGTGCTGGATTCGCACCCTTAGCCGTCGGAGGAGACATGGTAGGTGTCGCTGTTCAAGAATTTAGTCGAACCTTGTTCAACATGAGACCCGACATAGCATTAAGCGTGGCACAAACAATATTTCAAAGCGACATGAGACCATATCTAGGCCATGTAATAGTCCCGTGTCACGTGATACAGAGCATGAATGACTTGGCTGTGCCAGTAGTGGTTTCCGAGTACCTCCACCAAAACCTTGGTGGCAAATCGATCGTCGAGGTTATGTCAACCGATGGTCATTTGCCGCAGTTGAGCTCGCCGGATGTCGTTACTCCGGTGCTCCTCAGGCATATTAGATATGACATTGCGGCTTGA
- the LOC140970857 gene encoding suppressor of RPS4-RLD 1, with product MATAAAAERIELAKLCCSKDWSKAIRVLDSLLAHSCVIQDLCNRAFCYSQLELHKHAIKDCDKALKLDPTLIQAYILKGHAFSALGKKEEALSVWEQGYEYSASQSADLKQLLELEDLVRIAKQSSTSTFSNHEMESAGSSFPAYESIISMESSEVSDSHVRSNGKLEPFSKSSYQWEVNDRVKNQSGLNVNGTKVLGSPSTKNQESQERKTNGMCDKTNGMSNKSDGIYDKFAGQSGLSDSAESCIDSSVLSNDSIDLSDICSSSINISDIHHELLDEDKRSKKFCVARISKNKSINVDFRLSRGIAQVNDGNYDHAISIFDKILQEDPDYPEALIGRGTAYAFQRELHTAIADFTKAIQSNSLAGEAWKRRGQARAALGESAEAIADLTKALEFEPNSVDILHERGIVNFKFKDYEAAVKDLTACVNVDSDNKSAYTYLGLSLSSLGEYKRAEEAHLKAIQIDQNFLEAWTHLTQFYQDMADSEKALHCLHDILQIDGRFAKAYHLRGLLLHGIGEHRNAIKELSAGLSIESSNIECLYLRASCYHAIGEFKEAVKDYDAALDIELDSMEKFVLQCLAFYQKEIALYTASKYNTEFSWFNLDGDIDPLFKEYWCKRLHPKNVCEKVYRQPPLRDSLRKGKLKRQEFALTKQKASLLQCADSIGKKIQYHCRGFLRNRRQYRMAGLATIEIAQKVSKVWRLLQNEWKQSNKGTSKQGKKVRRKEKPNTSQNRGGAGCSTSSFSETSVSYSTTDDRSFGHPSMSWHNVYSLAVKWRQISEPCDPVVWVNKLSEEFNSGFGSHTPLTLGQAKVVRYFPNFQRALNVAKEVINTNKHVRDKKDNMISLHEDEKLQEILKAESCSDLYRTVGRDFWLATCCKSTAVEGKDLEGTRITLVKSGDNGFDFAIKTPCTPARWDDFEVEMTSSWEALCDAYCGENFGSTDFDVLENVREAILRMTYYWYNFMPLCRGSSVVGFVVLLGLFLAANMEFTGSIPAGVQVDWEAILESDPNNFVSSVKSWMYPCLKVNTSWKGYPDVTSTFETTGSVLAALSTYSN from the exons ATGGCGACGGCCGCGGCGGCGGAGCGGATTGAGCTTGCTAAGCTGTGCTGCTCGAAGGATTGGTCAAAGGCAATCCGCGTTCTCGATTCTCTCCTTGCTCACTCCTGCGTTATCCAGGACCTCTG CAATCGAGCATTTTGCTATAGCCAATTGGAGTTGCATAAGCATGCAATAAAGGATTGCGATAAGGCGTTAAAGCTTGACCCTACGCTTATCCAAGCCTATATACTAAAAG GTCACGCATTTTCTGCTCTGGGAAAGAAAGAGGAAGCTCTTTCAGTGTGGGAGCAAGGTTATGAGTATTCTGCTTCTCAGTCTGCAGATCTAAAACAACTTTTGGAGTTGGAAGATCTCGTGAGAATTGCAAAACAAAGTTCTACTTCTACCTTTTCAAACCATGAGATGGAGTCAGCTGGTTCGTCATTCCCGGCATATGAATCTATTATTTCAATGGAATCAAGCGAAGTATCCGACAGCCATGTCAGGTCAAATGGAAAACTTGAACCATTCAGCAAGTCAAGTTATCAATGGGAGGTCAATGACAGAGTGAAAAACCAGTCAGGTCTTAATGTCAATGGAACTAAAGTGCTTGGCAGTCCATCAACCAAAAATCAAGAGAGTCAAGAAAGAAAAACTAATGGGATGTGTGACAAGACTAATGGGATGTCTAACAAGAGTGATGGAATATACGACAAGTTTGCAGGACAGTCTGGGTTGAGTGATTCAGCCGAATCATGCATTGATTCTTCAGTGCTTTCTAATGATTCTATTGATTTGTCTGATATCTGCAGTTCATCGATTAATATATCTGACATACATCATGAATTGCTTGACGAGGACAAAAGGAGCAAAAAGTTCTGTGTTGCGCGGATATCAAAGAATAAGTCAATAAATGTAGATTTTAGATTATCAAGGGGCATTGCGCAG GTTAATGATGGAAACTATGATCATGCTATATCTATTTTTGACAAG ATACTACAGGAAGATCCTGATTACCCCGAGGCACTAATTGGAAGGGGAACAGCTTATGCTTTTCAACGAGAATTACATACTGCTATTGCTGATTTTACAAAG GCAATACAATCAAACTCATTAGCTGGCGAGGCTTGGAAACGTAGAGGGCAAGCCCGAGCGGCCTTGGGAGAATCTGCTGAG GCAATTGCTGACTTGACGAAAGCGCTGGAATTTGAGCCAAACTCGGTGGACATATTGCATGAAAGGG gtattgtaaattttaaatttaaggaTTACGAAGCTGCTGTTAAAGACTTAACTGCATGTGTAAATGTTGACTCAGATAACAAATCTGCGTACACTTACTTG GGTTTGTCTCTATCCTCACTTGGTGAATATAAAAGAGCTGAAGAGGCACACCTGAAAGCAATCCAAATCGATCAAAATTTCCTTGAAGCTTGGACTCATCTTACACAG TTTTATCAAGACATGGCGGATTCAGAAAAGGCTCTACACTGTCTTCACGATATTCTTCAAATTGATGGCAG GTTTGCCAAAGCATATCATCTACGTGGGCTACTACTCCATGGGATAGGAGAGCACAG GAATGCAATTAAGGAATTATCGGCGGGATTGAGCATTGAGAGCTCCAATATTGAATGCCTTTATTTAAGAGCGTCTTGTTATCATGCCATTGGGGAATTCAAAGAGGCG GTGAAAGATTATGATGCGGCTTtagatattgaattagattcaaTGGAAAAGTTTGTGCTCCAGTGTTTAGCCTTCTACCAG AAAGAAATTGCTTTATACACTGCTTCAAAGTACAACACTGAATTTAGTTGGTTTAACCTTGATGGTGATATAGATCCCCTATTTAAG GAATATTGGTGCAAAAGGCTGCATCCGAAGAATGTGTGTGAAAAAGTGTACAGGCAACCTCCTTTGCGGGATTCTTTAAGAAAGGGAAAGCTGAAAAGGCAAGAATTTGCGCTCACAAAACAAAAGGCTTCACTTCTACAATGTGCAGATTCTATTGGCAAGAAGATCCAGTATCATTGCCGAGGATTCCTACGCAATAGACGTCAG TACCGAATGGCAGGACTCGCTACTATCGAGATTGCACAGAAGGTTTCAAAAGTTTGGCGTTTGCTTCAAAATGAATGGAAGCAGTCAAATAAAGGCACTTCGAAGCAGGGGAAGAAAGTCAGGAGAAAAGAAAAACCCAATACTAGTCAGAACAGAGGGGGTGCTGGTTGTAGCACTAGCAGTTTCTCTGAAACATCAGTGTCCTATAGCACGACTGATGATAGATCATTTGGACATCCTTCAATGTCATGGCACAATGTTTATTCTTTGGCCGTCAAATGGAGGCAGATATCTGAACCATGTGACCCAGTTGTATGGGTTAACAAGTTGAG TGAGGAGTTCAATTCTGGATTTGGTTCCCACACTCCGCTAACTCTCGGGCAAGCCAAAGTTGTGCGCTACTTTCCCAATTTTCAAAG AGCGTTAAATGTTGCTAAAGAAGTGATAAACACCAATAAGCATGTGCGAGACAAGAAGGACAACATGATAAGTCTTCACGAAGATGAGAAATTGCAAGAA ATACTGAAAGCAGAATCCTGCTCAGATCTTTATAGAACTGTGGGTAGGGACTTCTGGTTGGCTACTTGCTGTAAAAGTACAGCAGTAGAGGg GAAGGATCTTGAAGGTACGAGAATCACCCTAGTAAAATC GGGCGATAATGGTTTTGACTTTGCCATCAAAACACCTTGCACACCTGCGAGATGGGATGATTTTGAGGTGGAAATGACTTCTTCGTGGGAG GCACTTTGTGATGCGTACTGTGGTGAAAATTTTGGGTCAACAGATTTTGATGTCCTTGAGAATGTAAGGGAGGCAATTCTAAGAATGACATATTATTG GTATAATTTCATGCCACTGTGTCGAGGATCTTCCGTTGTCGGATTCGTGGTGTTGCTTGGCTTGTTTCTTGCTGCTAATATGGAGTTCACAGGAAGTATTCCAGCTGGTGTCCAGGTGGATTGGGAAGCAATTCTGGAATCAGATCCTAATAACTTTGTATCTTCTGTAAAGAGTTGGATGTATCCTTGTCTCAAGGTCAACACATCATGGAAAGGCTACCCTGACGTGACATCAACTTTCGAAACAACAGGATCAGTACTGGCTGCACTGAGCACCTATTCTAATTGA
- the LOC140970859 gene encoding uncharacterized protein produces MGRKTGFLLAFICVVAATVGGQSPSAAPTISPAATAIPTPTAAPVAPSVSVPPAVAPVSSPPTVSTSPPAPEPVSSPPTAAPAPVQSPPSPAPELGPSPAPASAPPSQTPTTAPAPAPELLSPPAPPTGAPEPSLGATSPAPSTVKDQSGAEKMWSMKKVLAVLIGCACILF; encoded by the exons ATGGGTCGGAAAACCGGATTCCTCCTCGCGTTCATTTGCGTTGTTGCGGCTACCGTCGGCGGCCAGTCACCCTCGGCTGCGCCAACTATTTCACCGGCCGCAACCGCCATTCCAACTCCAACTGCAGCTCCAGTCGCTCCTTCTGTTTCTGTTCCTCCGGCAGTAGCTCCCGTAAGTTCTCCACCGACGGTCTCAACTTCTCCGCCAGCTCCCGAGCCGGTGAGTTCACCACCGACAGCCGCTCCTGCTCCTGTTCAGTCGCCTCCATCTCCTGCACCCGAGCTTGGACCTTCACCCGCTCCGGCTTCCGCACCGCCTAGCCAGACTCCGACTACAGCGCCTGCTCCCGCTCCTGAGCTGCTCAGCCCGCCTGCGCCACCAACCGGAGCTCCCGAACCTAGCTTAGGGGCCACTTCCCCTGCTCCTTCTACTGTTAAAGATCAG AGCGGGGCCGAGAAAATGTGGAGCATGAAGAAGGTGTTGGCCGTATTGATTGGTTGCGCTTGCATCTTGTTCTAG